A region from the Lolium perenne isolate Kyuss_39 chromosome 4, Kyuss_2.0, whole genome shotgun sequence genome encodes:
- the LOC127294907 gene encoding (S)-8-oxocitronellyl enol synthase ISY1-like, whose amino-acid sequence MSSSWWWARATGGALTKRQDENAAAIDPSFKSVALVVGSTGIVGTSLLDILPRHDTPSGPWKVYAVSRRPLPRWSRPPSPAVTYLHLDLADVAAVAEALAPLTDITHVFYAAWSNHPTEAENREANSAMLRSVLSVVVASCPALVHVCLQTGRKHYVGPFDAIGKIPANDPPYTEDMPRLDHPNFYYDQEDVLFDEVSRGHGAVSWSVHRPTTIFGFTARGAMNLVGSLCVYAAICRKEGATLRWPGSRVAWESFSDSSDADLIAEHEIWAALDPLAKNEAFNCSNGDVFKWKRLWPILADRFGVEWAGYEGEASRFRLAEVMADKEAVWEEIIKENKLIVTKLEEVANWWFVDAMLGIEFEHLDSMNKSKEHGFLGFRNTVNSFKTWIDKMKVSKIVP is encoded by the coding sequence ATGAGCTCGAGCTGGTGGTGGGCACGTGCGACCGGCGGCGCGCTCACGAAGCGCCAGGACGAGAACGCCGCCGCGATCGATCCCTCCTTCAAGAGCGTCGCCCTCGTCGTCGGATCCACCGGCATCGTCGGCACCTCCCTCCTCGATATCCTCCCGCGCCACGACACGCCTAGCGGGCCCTGGAAAGTGTACGCGGTCTCCCGCCGCCCGCTCCCGCGCTGGTCTCGGCCGCCCTCCCCGGCCGTCACGTACCTGCACCTCGACCTCGCAGatgtcgccgccgtcgccgaggcACTAGCGCCCCTCACCGACATTACCCACGTCTTCTACGCCGCGTGGTCCAACCACCCCACGGAGGCCGAGAACCGCGAGGCCAACTCGGCCATGCTCCGGAGCGTCCTCTCCGTCGTCGTCGCCAGCTGCCCCGCGCTGGTCCACGTCTGCCTGCAGACCGGCCGCAAGCACTACGTCGGTCCGTTCGACGCCATCGGCAAGATCCCCGCCAACGACCCGCCCTACACCGAGGACATGCCCCGGTTGGATCATCCCAACTTCTACTACGACCAAGAGGACGTGCTCTTCGACGAGGTCTCCCGCGGCCACGGCGCCGTCAGCTGGTCCGTCCACCGCCCCACAACCATCTTCGGATTCACTGCTCGCGGTGCCATGAATCTAGTCGGCAGCCTATGCGTCTACGCCGCCATCTGCCGCAAGGAGGGTGCCACACTGCGCTGGCCCGGGTCCAGGGTCGCTTGGGAGAGTTTCAGCGATTCCTCGGATGCAGACCTCATCGCCGAGCACGAAATCTGGGCCGCGCTTGACCCTCTCGCCAAGAATGAAGCGTTCAATTGCAGCAACGGGGATGTGTTCAAATGGAAGCGGCTCTGGCCGATCCTGGCCGACCGTTTCGGGGTGGAATGGGCTGGGTATGAAGGAGAGGCGAGCAGGTTCAGGCTTGCTGAGGTCATGGCGGACAAGGAGGCGGTGTGGGAGGAGATCATCAAGGAGAACAAGCTCATTGTGACGAAGCTTGAGGAGGTGGCTAATTGGTGGTTCGTCGACGCCATGCTGGGTATCGAGTTCGAGCATTTGGATAGCATGAACAAGAGCAAGGAGCACGGATTCCTT